In Desulfuromonas sp. KJ2020, a single window of DNA contains:
- a CDS encoding 3-deoxy-D-manno-octulosonic acid transferase, translating to MYLLYDIILLLASVVLLPYALLKGIRHGNSWRGLGERIGFYSRERLADLQGKPLIWVHAVSVGEVRAAMPLLRQVKEAYPQSSLILSTMTFTGQAIARDSGLADLCVFFPYDLSWIARRIFRKLPLDLLVIVETEIWPNFIHQAKKAGIPIVLVNGRISDRSFPRYQFIRPLLRPVLQNFSSFCMQSETDAQRIRYLGAPSERVGVPGNLKFDMQVVAPEPARIISLKEKFRLPEETMIWVAGSTRSGEHEILVEAYRQLVTEGIAVVLVLVPRHVERCKVVGELLASEKIPYVLRSSLQKDTRWVQPGEVLLVDTMGEMLDLYATADLVFVGGSLVPVGGHNILEPALLKKPVLFGPYMHNFKEISRLLLSAKGGVQVADRQDLVLQIRNLLKDSRARRVLGNNGNSVLASNAGATRKTLDVMKSFLES from the coding sequence GTGTATCTGCTGTATGACATCATACTGCTGCTGGCCAGCGTGGTGCTGCTTCCCTATGCGCTGCTCAAGGGGATAAGACACGGCAACAGCTGGCGTGGACTGGGGGAGCGTATCGGCTTCTACTCCCGCGAGCGTCTGGCCGATCTGCAGGGGAAGCCGCTCATCTGGGTCCATGCCGTCTCCGTGGGGGAAGTGCGGGCGGCCATGCCACTGCTGCGCCAGGTCAAGGAGGCCTATCCCCAGTCTTCTCTGATTCTGTCCACCATGACCTTCACCGGCCAGGCCATCGCCAGGGATTCCGGCCTCGCTGATCTGTGCGTCTTTTTCCCTTACGACCTTTCCTGGATTGCCCGCCGCATATTCCGGAAACTTCCTCTTGACCTGCTCGTCATCGTCGAGACGGAAATCTGGCCCAACTTCATTCACCAGGCCAAAAAAGCGGGCATCCCCATTGTTCTTGTCAACGGCCGTATCTCTGACCGTTCCTTCCCTCGCTATCAATTCATTCGACCGTTGCTGCGGCCCGTTCTCCAGAACTTTTCCTCTTTCTGCATGCAGAGCGAGACCGACGCGCAGCGTATCCGCTATCTTGGTGCGCCTTCCGAGCGTGTTGGCGTCCCCGGTAATCTCAAATTCGATATGCAGGTTGTGGCACCCGAACCAGCCCGCATCATCTCACTCAAGGAAAAATTTCGGCTACCTGAAGAGACGATGATCTGGGTGGCCGGCAGCACCCGTTCAGGCGAACACGAGATTCTTGTCGAAGCCTATCGGCAACTGGTCACTGAGGGGATTGCTGTTGTTCTGGTGCTGGTGCCACGACACGTAGAGCGGTGCAAGGTCGTGGGAGAATTGCTGGCCAGCGAAAAGATCCCCTATGTTCTGCGAAGTTCCCTGCAGAAAGATACGCGATGGGTGCAGCCCGGTGAAGTCCTGCTGGTCGATACGATGGGAGAAATGCTCGATCTTTATGCGACGGCCGACTTGGTTTTTGTGGGCGGCAGCTTGGTACCTGTTGGTGGTCACAATATTCTGGAACCTGCTCTGCTGAAAAAACCTGTGCTCTTTGGACCCTACATGCACAATTTCAAGGAAATCTCCCGTCTGCTGCTTTCCGCCAAAGGCGGCGTCCAGGTGGCGGACCGGCAGGACCTGGTTCTTCAGATCCGCAACCTTCTGAAGGACAGCCGCGCCCGCCGCGTCCTGGGGAATAATGGCAACAGCGTGCTGGCCAGCAATGCCGGCGCTACGCGCAAGACCCTCGACGTGATGAAATCCTTCCTGGAATCTTAA
- the lpxK gene encoding tetraacyldisaccharide 4'-kinase has translation MKIVFWHRHLVLQGPEGFLDRLLLGVLIPLGWLYGLVVLFRAALYRWGILPSFRASVPVLSVGNITAGGTGKTPVVDALLKHFLAQGLRVAVVSRGYGGSLREGVGVVSAGEGPQLAADLCGDEPFLLARRNPQALILVARKRADGIRTAVERYQAELIILDDGFQHLAVQRDVDILLLDGNNPLGNGQVLPAGLLREFPPALKRANLLVFTRCPEGTSRPQPSRLCAEKPFFYSRHVLASEAISLAGEVVPLTSLETKKGVVFAGIADPASFFEALGAKGLRLAENLALSDHVVYDNQLLKRLRSLAEGADYLITTEKDAVKLGRTDFSVPCYQVPLAVQLFDEEGFFQKLHQLIPGRDHDPE, from the coding sequence GTGAAAATCGTGTTCTGGCATAGACACCTGGTGTTGCAGGGGCCTGAGGGGTTTCTTGACCGTCTTCTGCTTGGTGTGCTTATTCCCCTCGGCTGGCTCTATGGCCTGGTGGTGCTTTTTCGGGCCGCCCTATACCGGTGGGGCATTCTCCCGTCTTTTCGCGCTTCGGTACCGGTTTTGTCGGTGGGTAACATTACCGCCGGCGGTACCGGCAAGACACCGGTGGTCGATGCTCTTCTCAAGCACTTTCTCGCCCAGGGTTTGCGGGTGGCTGTCGTCAGTCGGGGGTATGGCGGTTCGCTGAGGGAAGGGGTAGGGGTAGTGAGTGCCGGCGAAGGGCCGCAACTGGCCGCCGACCTGTGTGGAGACGAACCCTTTCTGCTGGCCCGGCGAAACCCGCAAGCGCTGATTCTTGTCGCGCGCAAAAGGGCTGATGGCATCCGCACCGCCGTAGAACGCTACCAGGCTGAACTGATCATTCTTGATGACGGTTTTCAGCATCTCGCCGTGCAGCGCGATGTGGATATCCTGCTTCTTGACGGCAACAACCCCCTGGGCAACGGCCAGGTTTTACCGGCCGGTCTGCTGCGGGAGTTCCCTCCTGCTTTGAAAAGAGCCAACCTGCTGGTTTTTACCCGCTGTCCAGAAGGTACAAGTCGTCCTCAACCATCCCGCCTTTGTGCTGAAAAACCCTTTTTTTACAGCCGGCACGTGCTCGCCTCTGAGGCAATCAGTCTAGCCGGCGAAGTCGTTCCGCTGACGAGTCTGGAGACAAAAAAAGGCGTGGTCTTTGCCGGCATTGCCGATCCGGCATCCTTTTTTGAGGCGCTCGGCGCCAAGGGGCTGCGACTCGCCGAAAACCTTGCCCTGTCCGATCATGTGGTTTATGATAACCAGTTGCTGAAACGGTTAAGAAGTCTCGCCGAAGGCGCGGATTATCTAATCACCACCGAAAAGGACGCCGTGAAGTTGGGCCGGACTGATTTTTCCGTTCCTTGCTATCAGGTTCCGTTGGCGGTGCAACTTTTTGATGAGGAAGGCTTCTTCCAAAAACTCCACCAACTCATCCCCGGGAGAGATCATGACCCTGAATAA
- a CDS encoding Trm112 family protein, with protein MTLNKELLELLACPQCKGEVRYEETQSRLVCEPCRLAFPLRDDIPVMLMDEAEPL; from the coding sequence ATGACCCTGAATAAAGAACTGCTGGAACTTCTCGCCTGCCCGCAATGCAAGGGGGAGGTGCGCTATGAAGAAACCCAAAGTCGTCTGGTCTGTGAGCCTTGCCGTCTGGCTTTTCCCCTCCGGGATGACATCCCGGTGATGCTGATGGATGAGGCTGAACCTCTCTGA
- a CDS encoding O-antigen ligase, with the protein MLLGMLTFFAVCALSLANAEDLKNGFSRLEKVARLLALIPIYLTLRQLNVSLVRPFFWGCLWAGPWMLAVSLYQAVIETAPRSAGAYHPIVFGDQAVLIAGVLGASLCFSPRSRMLWVLTLLSLGSALIASGLSGSRGGWLALPILVALYLWFFRSSLAHRVRVLVLAVFFVTAAGVMVSHNPVRERITHAYEDIVNYRSGDKVNTSLGSRFLLWDLAIDIWKEHPLMGTGLGDYSHDIDQIIDAGETRLNTVWPHAHSIYFELLATTGLVGLLALVGGLFVVPSAVYFRKIQAGKMSAVTFPMAAGLGCLLSFAVFGLSEAWTARSPLLTSYVVCLLVFSSGMYAGPDMSNNVFDSEPMKEPA; encoded by the coding sequence ATGCTTTTGGGAATGCTGACTTTTTTCGCTGTCTGCGCCCTGAGTCTTGCGAATGCGGAAGATCTGAAGAACGGTTTCAGTCGCCTCGAAAAGGTGGCACGATTGTTGGCCCTCATTCCCATTTATCTTACACTCCGGCAGTTGAATGTCAGTCTGGTGCGCCCTTTTTTCTGGGGATGTCTTTGGGCCGGACCCTGGATGTTGGCCGTTTCTCTTTACCAGGCCGTCATTGAAACAGCTCCCCGCAGTGCTGGGGCCTATCACCCTATTGTGTTCGGTGACCAGGCCGTATTGATTGCCGGGGTGCTTGGCGCTTCGCTCTGTTTTTCTCCCCGCTCCCGCATGCTCTGGGTTTTAACACTGCTATCCCTGGGTAGCGCTCTCATCGCTTCCGGTCTCTCGGGGTCGCGCGGTGGTTGGCTGGCGTTGCCAATTTTGGTGGCGCTGTATCTCTGGTTTTTCCGTTCATCTCTGGCCCACCGGGTCCGTGTCCTCGTTCTGGCCGTTTTTTTCGTTACGGCAGCAGGCGTAATGGTCAGTCACAATCCAGTCAGGGAGAGGATAACCCACGCCTATGAAGATATCGTCAACTATCGCTCAGGAGACAAGGTAAACACCTCTCTTGGTTCACGTTTTCTCTTATGGGACCTCGCTATTGATATCTGGAAGGAACATCCGCTTATGGGAACGGGGCTTGGCGACTATTCCCACGATATCGACCAAATAATCGATGCGGGCGAAACACGGCTGAATACAGTATGGCCCCATGCCCACAGCATCTATTTCGAGCTGCTGGCGACCACCGGCCTGGTTGGTCTGCTGGCTCTGGTGGGGGGACTGTTCGTTGTCCCCTCTGCGGTGTATTTTCGGAAAATTCAAGCAGGTAAAATGAGCGCAGTGACCTTCCCCATGGCAGCGGGGTTGGGCTGTTTGCTCAGTTTTGCCGTTTTTGGACTGAGTGAGGCCTGGACAGCGCGTTCTCCTCTGCTCACCTCGTATGTGGTATGCCTGCTCGTTTTTTCATCCGGCATGTATGCAGGCCCTGATATGTCAAACAACGTTTTTGATTCTGAACCAATGAAGGAGCCTGCATGA
- a CDS encoding glycosyltransferase family 2 protein, translating to MTKRRQSLSVTVITKNEEDRLGSCLDSVQELADEIIVLDSGSTDHTVDVARRYTDQVWVTDWPGYGPQKQRALEKATGDWVLAIDADEVLTPELQQEIAAMLDGDRREVAYCLPWAVTIFGKRLDHGRSARAPLRLFRREGARFTDAQVHETVLLPPGKVGTMKGRLLHFTHRHFGETLYKNAHYAWLGARQRHESGKKGGGLVGATARGILVFLQVYILRGGFLDGSVGFLMAVMYSQVAFNKYAGLWTLQRQDRLQGKTQDR from the coding sequence ATGACAAAGCGCCGCCAGTCCCTTTCGGTCACGGTCATCACCAAAAATGAAGAAGACCGTCTTGGCAGCTGTCTTGATTCTGTCCAGGAGTTGGCGGATGAGATTATCGTTCTTGACAGCGGAAGCACGGATCACACCGTTGACGTCGCCCGCCGTTATACAGACCAGGTCTGGGTCACTGACTGGCCCGGCTATGGGCCGCAAAAACAGCGCGCGCTCGAAAAAGCCACGGGCGACTGGGTTCTGGCCATCGATGCTGACGAGGTACTCACGCCTGAACTCCAGCAGGAAATAGCGGCAATGCTCGATGGGGATCGGCGAGAAGTGGCTTACTGTCTGCCCTGGGCCGTCACCATCTTCGGCAAGCGCCTGGACCATGGTCGCAGCGCCCGCGCCCCTTTGCGCCTGTTTCGGCGCGAAGGGGCGCGCTTCACCGATGCCCAGGTCCATGAAACGGTGTTGTTGCCACCCGGTAAGGTCGGCACCATGAAGGGGCGACTCCTCCATTTCACTCACCGGCATTTCGGGGAGACGCTTTACAAAAATGCCCATTACGCCTGGCTGGGCGCCAGACAACGTCATGAATCTGGGAAAAAGGGTGGAGGGCTGGTCGGTGCCACCGCGAGGGGCATCCTCGTTTTTCTGCAGGTCTACATTCTGCGTGGGGGCTTTCTTGACGGGTCAGTTGGTTTTTTGATGGCGGTGATGTACAGTCAGGTAGCATTCAACAAATATGCGGGGCTCTGGACGCTGCAGCGTCAGGATCGACTGCAGGGCAAAACTCAGGACAGATGA
- a CDS encoding glycosyltransferase family 4 protein, with translation MNILVFTDSRSSLNSIRPEAEMFIHFAKMGHQVTILTGKDSEYGRIYQSHGIRVVDCQPRKKISWRAIQTVREELKRTRYDILYATNSKSIPNGAFAAIGSDVKVVTYRGTTGGLYRHDPSAYLTHLHPRVDGIVCVSEAVREDMRRRVWKNRDKVVAIHKGHNLAWYDVPSADLAEFGITSRDFVVICAVNARPSKGVPVLLQAADQLADIANLHVLLVGKNMEGYRDLISRSRMVDRIHVTGYRQDVPALITASDVLVQPSISGEGLPRAVMESMGCGTPPIITTTGGGKEVVENGVTGFVVPTHDPESIAAKVRELYEKPELLKDMSRRCREKIGSDLSCQRTAEHYLAFFQSLLAGQAARSEQ, from the coding sequence ATGAATATCCTTGTTTTTACGGACTCCAGAAGTTCTCTGAACAGCATCCGTCCTGAGGCCGAGATGTTTATTCATTTTGCCAAAATGGGGCATCAGGTCACCATTCTCACCGGCAAGGACTCTGAATACGGCCGTATATACCAGTCTCATGGCATCCGGGTTGTCGATTGCCAGCCCCGCAAAAAGATTTCCTGGAGGGCCATCCAAACCGTGCGGGAGGAGCTGAAGCGTACAAGGTACGACATCCTTTATGCTACCAATTCCAAATCAATTCCCAATGGCGCTTTTGCCGCCATCGGGTCAGATGTCAAGGTCGTCACCTATCGTGGTACAACGGGTGGGCTTTACCGCCATGATCCTTCGGCCTATCTGACCCACCTGCATCCTCGCGTGGACGGTATCGTCTGTGTTTCCGAGGCGGTGCGGGAAGATATGCGGCGGCGGGTCTGGAAAAACAGAGACAAGGTGGTGGCGATCCACAAGGGACACAACCTCGCCTGGTACGATGTGCCGTCCGCCGATCTGGCAGAGTTCGGGATCACCTCACGGGATTTTGTCGTCATCTGCGCCGTAAATGCCCGCCCCAGCAAGGGGGTTCCCGTCCTGCTGCAGGCAGCCGATCAATTGGCTGACATCGCCAATCTGCACGTGCTGCTGGTGGGTAAAAATATGGAGGGTTACCGTGACCTTATTTCCCGGAGTCGCATGGTGGATCGCATCCATGTGACGGGATATCGTCAGGATGTGCCAGCTCTGATCACCGCCAGTGACGTACTCGTGCAGCCATCCATCAGCGGGGAAGGGCTGCCGCGGGCCGTCATGGAGTCCATGGGATGTGGCACGCCGCCAATCATCACCACGACGGGGGGCGGCAAAGAGGTGGTCGAAAATGGCGTGACCGGCTTTGTTGTGCCGACGCATGACCCGGAGTCCATAGCGGCTAAAGTCCGTGAGCTTTACGAGAAACCGGAATTGCTCAAGGATATGTCCAGACGATGCCGGGAAAAGATAGGAAGCGATCTCTCCTGTCAACGCACGGCGGAGCACTATCTTGCGTTCTTTCAATCACTGCTTGCGGGCCAGGCAGCTCGGTCTGAACAGTGA
- a CDS encoding CDP-glycerol glycerophosphotransferase family protein has product MTKKRYLMYGSQLYALAILRPLQNAIIERGDEVAWFFDGPGAEHLQAHERHLQSVEEVKTFDPQAVFVPGNVVPDFFPGIKVQVFHGLATDDTGKKGHYRIRGFFDLYCTRGDEETCRFQQLAEKYKHFRVAQTGWPKLDPLFSETQDADLRTQVGIDVKQPVVLYGSTFSPSLTSAPYLYETIRQLSQQGDFFWLVTLHPKTDPELVARYRGLAGKNLRFFESHQDIMPLLRAADVMLCDTSSIAIEFQMLDKPLVTFRAKCPGHQQIDVHACEKVEAALKKALQRPEELMKATREFTQSLHPWNDGRSSQRVLAAVDQYLARGRAGLKSKPLNLLRKWKMRRKLGYYRLF; this is encoded by the coding sequence ATGACCAAAAAACGCTACCTGATGTACGGCTCCCAACTCTACGCCTTGGCCATTCTACGGCCCCTGCAGAATGCCATTATAGAGCGTGGGGATGAGGTGGCCTGGTTCTTTGATGGACCAGGGGCTGAGCATCTGCAGGCGCACGAGCGCCACCTGCAAAGCGTGGAAGAGGTCAAAACGTTCGACCCGCAGGCGGTATTTGTGCCCGGCAACGTTGTACCTGACTTTTTTCCCGGCATCAAGGTGCAGGTCTTCCATGGCCTCGCCACAGACGATACCGGCAAAAAGGGACACTACCGTATTCGTGGCTTTTTCGACCTGTACTGCACGCGGGGGGATGAAGAAACCTGCCGTTTTCAGCAATTGGCCGAAAAATATAAACATTTTCGCGTCGCCCAGACCGGTTGGCCCAAGCTCGATCCCTTATTCTCCGAAACGCAAGACGCCGATCTGCGCACCCAAGTCGGTATCGATGTCAAACAGCCGGTGGTGCTCTACGGCTCCACCTTCAGTCCCTCGCTGACTTCAGCACCTTATCTGTATGAGACAATCCGCCAGCTTTCCCAGCAGGGGGATTTTTTCTGGCTGGTGACGCTTCATCCGAAAACAGACCCGGAGCTGGTAGCCCGCTATCGGGGGCTTGCCGGTAAAAACCTGCGCTTCTTTGAAAGTCACCAGGATATCATGCCGCTGCTACGTGCGGCGGATGTCATGCTCTGCGATACGTCCTCCATTGCCATTGAATTTCAGATGCTCGACAAACCCTTGGTTACTTTCCGGGCCAAGTGTCCAGGCCACCAGCAGATCGATGTACACGCGTGCGAAAAGGTGGAAGCGGCGCTGAAAAAGGCACTCCAGCGACCAGAAGAGCTTATGAAAGCGACGCGGGAATTTACTCAGTCGCTGCATCCTTGGAACGATGGGCGGTCGAGCCAGCGTGTTTTGGCGGCGGTCGACCAGTATCTTGCCCGCGGCAGAGCAGGGTTGAAATCGAAACCCCTCAACCTGCTGCGCAAATGGAAAATGCGCAGAAAATTGGGATATTACCGTCTATTTTGA
- the pseB gene encoding UDP-N-acetylglucosamine 4,6-dehydratase (inverting), producing the protein MLNGKSILVTGGTGSFGKKFTETILTRYPEIERIVVFSRDELKQFEMSQEFPPDKYPQIRYFIGDVRDRDRLQRAMEGIDIVVHAAALKQVPAAEYNPFECIKTNVMGAQNVIEACLSSQVKRVVALSTDKAAAPINLYGATKLCSDKLFVAANNMKGKRDLKLSVVRYGNVMGSRGSVIPFFLNKRSDGVLPITDTAMTRFNISLEEGVALVLKALEIMWGGEIFVPKIPSYRITDVAEAIGPNCRQEIVGIRPGEKLHEEMVTETDAINTIEFKDYFVILPAMRLWDVDAFIKSFDGKRCLAGFAYNSGTNTDWLDVGQLRELIRQHVDPSFEV; encoded by the coding sequence ATGCTTAATGGCAAATCCATTTTGGTTACCGGCGGAACCGGGTCTTTTGGTAAAAAATTTACCGAAACCATCCTGACCCGCTACCCGGAGATAGAGCGCATCGTGGTTTTTTCAAGGGACGAGCTCAAGCAATTCGAAATGTCCCAAGAATTTCCCCCCGATAAATATCCCCAAATTCGTTATTTTATTGGCGATGTCCGGGATCGTGATCGTTTGCAGCGCGCGATGGAAGGAATCGACATTGTTGTTCATGCTGCAGCTCTTAAGCAGGTTCCTGCCGCCGAGTACAATCCCTTTGAGTGTATAAAGACCAACGTCATGGGGGCACAGAATGTGATAGAGGCCTGTCTCTCGAGCCAGGTGAAGCGGGTTGTCGCCCTGAGCACCGACAAGGCTGCTGCTCCCATCAACCTCTACGGTGCCACCAAACTCTGCTCTGACAAGCTTTTTGTAGCCGCCAACAACATGAAGGGCAAGAGGGATTTGAAGCTTTCCGTGGTACGCTATGGCAATGTCATGGGGAGCCGGGGAAGCGTGATCCCATTTTTCCTGAACAAGCGCAGTGATGGGGTTTTGCCGATTACCGATACCGCCATGACCCGGTTCAATATCTCACTTGAAGAAGGTGTTGCGCTGGTTCTTAAGGCCCTTGAGATCATGTGGGGCGGCGAGATATTCGTGCCTAAGATTCCCAGCTACCGTATTACCGATGTGGCTGAAGCGATCGGCCCAAACTGCCGCCAGGAAATCGTTGGTATCCGCCCGGGCGAAAAGCTGCATGAAGAGATGGTTACTGAGACAGATGCGATTAATACCATCGAGTTCAAAGATTATTTTGTTATTCTTCCTGCCATGCGGCTTTGGGATGTCGATGCCTTTATCAAGTCATTCGATGGAAAGCGTTGCTTGGCCGGTTTTGCCTATAATAGCGGGACAAACACAGACTGGTTGGACGTTGGGCAGTTGCGCGAACTGATCCGCCAGCATGTCGATCCGAGTTTTGAGGTTTAG
- the pseC gene encoding UDP-4-amino-4,6-dideoxy-N-acetyl-beta-L-altrosamine transaminase, with protein MNQKRLIPYGRQDISEDDIEAVVQVLRSDWLTQGPAVENFEKAIASYCGARYAVAVSNGTAALHLAALAAGFGPEDEVITSPITFVASANCIAYTGAKPVFADIDPRTYCVNPAQVRNKLTSATRGIIPVHFAGQPCDMEAIYSIGREKDLVIIEDAAHAIGACYEVDGHVYKVGSCAHSDMTIFSFHPVKHMTTGEGGAITTNSPELYEKLLLLRTHGITKDSAKLQRDEGAWYYEQQTLGYNYRITDMQCALGLSQLKRLDIFVERRREIAQTYSKAFRIHSSLIIPFERPGSHSSWHLYMLGFKGFDRREVFDQLRAKGLGVNVHYIPVTWQPFYQVNYGTALGDCPVADKYYAGIVTLPLFASMTKDDVDYVIHAVLDIVKEPV; from the coding sequence ATGAACCAGAAGCGTTTAATCCCTTATGGCCGCCAGGATATCAGCGAGGATGATATTGAGGCTGTTGTCCAGGTCTTACGTTCGGACTGGTTGACTCAAGGGCCAGCTGTGGAAAACTTCGAGAAGGCCATCGCGTCGTATTGTGGTGCACGTTACGCTGTGGCGGTATCTAACGGCACTGCGGCCCTTCATCTGGCTGCATTGGCCGCGGGTTTTGGTCCGGAAGATGAGGTGATTACCTCACCGATTACTTTCGTAGCGTCGGCTAATTGTATTGCCTATACAGGGGCAAAGCCGGTATTTGCCGACATTGACCCTCGCACCTATTGTGTCAACCCTGCGCAAGTCCGTAACAAACTGACATCAGCAACCCGTGGTATCATACCGGTTCATTTTGCTGGTCAACCCTGTGATATGGAAGCGATTTATAGCATTGGCCGTGAAAAAGACCTCGTCATTATTGAGGATGCAGCGCATGCGATAGGGGCCTGTTATGAAGTCGATGGTCATGTGTACAAAGTAGGCTCTTGCGCACATAGCGACATGACTATTTTCTCTTTTCATCCCGTCAAGCATATGACTACAGGGGAGGGGGGAGCGATTACCACAAATAGCCCGGAGCTTTATGAGAAACTTCTTCTTCTTCGAACGCACGGAATAACGAAAGATTCAGCAAAGCTTCAGAGGGACGAGGGGGCTTGGTACTATGAGCAGCAAACCCTCGGCTATAACTATCGTATCACCGACATGCAATGTGCCTTGGGTTTATCCCAGCTGAAGAGGCTTGATATTTTTGTGGAAAGGCGCAGGGAAATTGCACAGACCTATAGCAAAGCTTTCAGAATACATAGTAGCCTGATAATACCTTTTGAACGCCCCGGTAGCCATTCTTCCTGGCATCTTTACATGCTGGGGTTCAAAGGATTTGATCGTAGAGAAGTCTTTGATCAGCTTCGGGCAAAGGGACTGGGTGTAAATGTTCACTATATTCCTGTTACCTGGCAACCCTTCTATCAGGTCAATTATGGGACAGCGCTTGGCGATTGCCCTGTTGCAGATAAGTATTATGCTGGCATCGTGACCTTGCCTTTGTTTGCATCCATGACAAAAGATGATGTGGATTACGTGATTCATGCTGTTCTTGATATCGTAAAGGAACCAGTTTGA
- a CDS encoding glycosyltransferase family protein: MKTVAIIQARMGSVRLPGKVLMPILNQPLLKLLIDRVRCVGKISRIVVATSLNRCDDQIEEFVKGIEGIVLFRGSEKDVLSRFVGAAKLVNAEIIIRITADNPFFDCKLADLAIMKFRSGEFDYLSTPGYPLGVGIEVFSAEALFEADREAFDPYDREHVTPYFYRNPSLFKLAEMRCPEDLSHLRLTVDTPEDMERAKSLFVRFGVDVTFREVVDAKD; encoded by the coding sequence ATGAAAACGGTTGCCATCATTCAGGCCCGCATGGGGTCGGTCCGTTTACCGGGAAAGGTCCTGATGCCAATCCTGAATCAACCTCTTCTGAAATTGCTTATCGATCGAGTTCGATGCGTTGGAAAAATTAGCAGGATTGTTGTCGCTACTTCCCTGAATCGCTGTGACGACCAGATTGAAGAATTCGTGAAAGGCATTGAAGGGATTGTTCTTTTCAGAGGAAGCGAGAAGGATGTTCTCTCCCGTTTTGTTGGAGCCGCAAAGTTAGTAAACGCAGAAATTATAATTCGGATTACCGCTGACAATCCCTTCTTTGACTGCAAACTTGCCGACCTGGCTATTATGAAGTTCAGATCGGGGGAATTCGATTATCTTTCGACACCAGGTTATCCTCTTGGGGTCGGTATAGAGGTCTTTTCCGCGGAGGCTTTATTTGAGGCTGATAGAGAGGCCTTTGATCCCTATGACCGTGAACATGTCACCCCCTATTTTTATCGAAATCCAAGTTTATTCAAGCTTGCTGAAATGAGATGTCCCGAGGATCTTTCTCATCTCCGATTGACTGTCGATACCCCTGAAGATATGGAGCGAGCGAAGAGTTTATTCGTGCGTTTTGGGGTCGATGTGACCTTTCGTGAGGTCGTCGATGCCAAAGACTGA
- a CDS encoding aldo/keto reductase produces MPKTDLTLGAAQLGMAYGIANHRGKMGDDEVFEFLDEVYHLGIEKIDTSPAYGDSEQLIGRFLKQSGRNIKLVTKLPQLGFSSPAKTDQLAPRVRAALESSLKTLEVAAVEDYLIHSEEDFILHGEALVEALRCCRQEGLVRRIGVSVYTPEAALKALDLGMDSIQLPCNILDRRFDKVDFFTAALSRSMMVYARSIYLQGLLLLPLEKILGWLPDAEKPLCQFRDLAHDLGRPLAELAFVYMRDKYGVDSLVVGMESVEQIHANLKLLEAPGLDEGVLQVINTVFANVPIHVLNPSLWKRI; encoded by the coding sequence ATGCCAAAGACTGATTTAACATTGGGTGCTGCCCAGTTGGGAATGGCTTATGGTATTGCCAACCACCGTGGGAAGATGGGCGATGATGAAGTTTTTGAATTTTTAGATGAGGTTTATCATTTAGGCATCGAAAAGATTGATACTTCTCCAGCCTATGGGGATAGCGAGCAACTCATCGGCCGCTTTTTAAAACAAAGCGGGAGGAATATCAAACTCGTAACCAAGCTGCCGCAGCTTGGTTTCTCTTCTCCTGCGAAAACGGATCAACTAGCCCCTCGCGTAAGGGCGGCACTCGAATCTTCGCTTAAAACCCTCGAAGTGGCAGCAGTTGAGGACTATCTCATTCACTCTGAAGAAGATTTTATCCTTCATGGTGAGGCCTTGGTTGAGGCGTTACGTTGCTGCAGACAAGAAGGTTTAGTGCGGCGGATCGGGGTATCTGTCTATACACCAGAGGCAGCCTTGAAAGCACTTGACCTTGGTATGGATTCGATTCAACTCCCCTGCAATATTCTGGATCGCCGATTTGACAAAGTCGATTTCTTTACAGCTGCCCTTAGTCGGTCCATGATGGTCTATGCCCGCAGTATTTATTTGCAGGGACTGCTGTTGTTGCCCCTGGAAAAAATACTTGGATGGCTTCCTGATGCCGAAAAACCCTTATGTCAATTCCGTGATCTTGCGCATGACCTTGGGCGACCTTTGGCTGAACTTGCTTTTGTTTATATGCGTGACAAGTACGGTGTCGACAGTCTTGTGGTTGGTATGGAGTCGGTAGAGCAAATCCATGCGAACCTGAAGCTTTTGGAGGCTCCCGGTTTGGATGAGGGTGTTTTGCAAGTCATCAATACAGTGTTCGCAAACGTCCCAATCCACGTCTTGAATCCTTCACTTTGGAAAAGAATATGA